Proteins from one Mesorhizobium sp. M9A.F.Ca.ET.002.03.1.2 genomic window:
- a CDS encoding cysteine desulfurase, whose translation MDQKVENIPYDVEAIRRDFPILSREVYGKPLVYLDNGASAQKPQVVLDAIQHAYSQEYANVHRGLHFLSNAATDAYENARKIVQRFLNAPSTDNIVFTSNTTAAINTVAYGFGMPNIGEGDEIVLSIMEHHSNIVPWHFIRERQGARLVWVPVDDLGVFHIEEFEKRLTDRTKLVAITHMSNALGTVTPIKEIVRIAHARNIPVLVDGSQSAVHMPIDVQDLDCDFFVFTGHKVYGPSGIGVLYGKKEMLERMRPFMGGGEMIEEVTQDIVTYNDPPHRFEAGTPPIVQAIGLGAALEYMEKIGRERIAAHEADLKDYAHERLRAINSLRIFGDAPGKGAIISFELQGIHAHDVSMVIDRQGVAVRAGTHCAQPLLKRFGVTSTCRASFGMYNTRAEVDALADALEKARKFFG comes from the coding sequence ATGGACCAGAAAGTCGAAAACATTCCTTACGACGTCGAGGCGATCCGCCGCGACTTCCCGATCCTGTCGCGGGAAGTCTACGGCAAACCCCTGGTCTATCTCGACAATGGCGCCTCGGCGCAGAAGCCGCAGGTCGTGCTCGACGCCATCCAGCACGCTTATTCCCAGGAGTATGCCAACGTTCACCGCGGCCTGCATTTCCTGTCCAATGCCGCGACCGACGCCTATGAGAACGCGCGGAAGATAGTGCAGAGGTTCCTCAACGCGCCAAGCACCGACAACATCGTCTTCACCTCGAACACAACCGCGGCGATCAACACCGTCGCCTATGGCTTCGGCATGCCGAATATCGGCGAGGGCGACGAGATAGTCCTTTCGATCATGGAACACCATTCCAACATCGTGCCCTGGCATTTCATCCGTGAGCGGCAAGGCGCCAGGCTGGTCTGGGTGCCGGTCGACGATCTCGGCGTCTTTCATATCGAAGAGTTCGAGAAGCGGCTGACCGACCGCACAAAACTGGTCGCCATCACGCACATGTCGAACGCGCTGGGCACGGTGACGCCGATCAAGGAGATCGTGCGCATCGCGCATGCGAGAAACATTCCCGTGCTGGTCGACGGCAGCCAGAGCGCCGTGCATATGCCGATCGACGTGCAGGATCTCGACTGCGATTTCTTCGTCTTCACCGGCCACAAGGTCTACGGTCCCTCAGGCATCGGCGTGCTCTACGGCAAGAAGGAGATGCTGGAGCGCATGCGCCCGTTCATGGGCGGCGGCGAGATGATCGAGGAGGTGACGCAAGACATCGTCACCTACAACGATCCGCCGCACCGCTTCGAGGCCGGCACGCCGCCGATCGTGCAGGCGATCGGGCTGGGTGCAGCGCTCGAATACATGGAAAAGATCGGCCGCGAGCGCATCGCCGCCCACGAGGCCGATCTGAAGGATTATGCCCATGAGCGGCTGCGCGCCATCAATTCGCTGCGCATCTTCGGCGACGCGCCCGGCAAGGGCGCCATCATCTCCTTCGAATTGCAGGGCATTCATGCCCATGACGTCTCGATGGTGATAGATAGGCAAGGCGTTGCCGTACGCGCCGGCACGCATTGCGCCCAGCCGCTGTTGAAACGCTTCGGCGTAACGTCCACATGCAGGGCATCGTTCGGTATGTATAATACCAGGGCCGAAGTCGACGCTTTGGCCGATGCGCTGGAAAAAGCGCGAAAGTTCTTCGGGTGA
- a CDS encoding SUF system Fe-S cluster assembly protein → MDDASHTAETTPETAADEVVSASTIPADELARLTDDIVSALKTVYDPEIPADIYELGLVYKIDIEDDRSVKIDMTLTAPGCPVAGEMPGWVENAVGAVEGVSGVEVNMTFDPPWSPDRMSEEAQVAVGWY, encoded by the coding sequence ATGGATGATGCCAGCCATACCGCTGAGACCACCCCGGAAACGGCCGCTGATGAGGTGGTTTCCGCCTCGACCATTCCCGCCGACGAACTGGCGCGGCTGACCGACGACATCGTCTCGGCGCTGAAGACGGTCTACGATCCGGAAATCCCGGCCGACATCTACGAGCTTGGCCTCGTCTACAAGATCGACATCGAGGACGACCGCTCGGTCAAGATCGACATGACGCTGACCGCGCCCGGCTGCCCGGTGGCCGGCGAAATGCCCGGCTGGGTCGAGAATGCCGTCGGCGCCGTCGAAGGCGTCTCCGGCGTCGAGGTCAACATGACCTTCGATCCGCCGTGGTCGCCCGACCGCATGTCGGAAGAGGCGCAGGTGGCGGTG
- the sufC gene encoding Fe-S cluster assembly ATPase SufC — protein sequence MLEIKNLHARIVDDGTEIIRGLNLTVQAGEVAAIMGPNGSGKSTLSYILAGREDYEVTEGDILYNGQSILEMDPAERATAGIFLAFQYPMEIPGVATMEFLKVAMNEQRKARGEEPLKIPEFLKRVKDAAGSLNMDMAMLKRPLNVGFSGGEKKRAEILQMKLLEPKLCVLDETDSGLDIDALKIVSDGVNALRSPDRAIVVITHYQRLLEHIVPDSVHVLYRGQVIKSGDKSLALDLEANGYAGVIGQAA from the coding sequence ATGCTTGAAATCAAGAACCTGCATGCCCGCATCGTCGACGACGGCACCGAGATCATCCGCGGCCTCAACCTGACGGTGCAAGCCGGCGAGGTCGCCGCCATCATGGGTCCGAACGGCTCCGGCAAATCGACGCTGTCCTACATCCTCGCCGGTCGCGAGGACTATGAGGTGACCGAAGGCGACATCCTCTACAACGGCCAGTCGATCCTCGAAATGGATCCGGCCGAGCGCGCGACCGCGGGCATTTTCCTCGCCTTCCAGTACCCGATGGAGATACCGGGCGTCGCCACCATGGAATTCCTGAAAGTGGCGATGAACGAGCAGCGTAAGGCGCGCGGCGAGGAACCGCTGAAGATCCCGGAATTCCTGAAGCGCGTAAAGGACGCTGCCGGATCGCTCAACATGGACATGGCGATGCTGAAGCGGCCGCTCAATGTCGGCTTTTCCGGCGGCGAGAAGAAGCGCGCCGAGATCCTGCAGATGAAGCTGCTCGAACCGAAGCTCTGCGTGCTCGACGAGACCGATTCAGGCCTCGACATCGATGCGCTGAAGATCGTCTCGGACGGCGTCAATGCGCTGCGCTCGCCAGACCGCGCCATCGTCGTCATCACCCACTATCAGCGCCTGCTCGAACACATCGTGCCGGACAGCGTGCACGTGCTTTACAGGGGCCAGGTCATCAAGTCCGGCGACAAGTCGCTGGCGCTCGACCTCGAGGCCAATGGCTATGCCGGCGTGATCGGCCAAGCCGCGTGA
- a CDS encoding phosphatase PAP2 family protein — MSIDRRASVLELLRKLPARSVGNLQQTVAIARSRFARRPANYSRIPWPALVAAYLLLTVAVMVFVDGVFVSWRAHLPSGLVAFAKAFTNFGLGGWFLIPSLLLFVPVNLLDWQALSRRWRMVAYNWTCFAFFVVSAIGLSGLTVTVLKYAFGRGRPALDIGLFSFHPLKFDPYFASFPSGHAANMGAAAAMVMLLFPSWGKYVVLPITVWIAVTRIVVGAHFPSDTIAGFGLGVGCTVVTALIFARLGFIFRHTAAGLPIRKKTFRLRATWRKPASPPRMLFPEATSP, encoded by the coding sequence ATGAGCATTGATCGCAGGGCTTCGGTTCTTGAGTTGCTTCGAAAGCTGCCGGCTCGGTCGGTGGGCAATCTCCAGCAAACTGTGGCGATCGCTCGTTCCCGGTTTGCGAGGCGACCGGCCAATTATTCCAGGATTCCGTGGCCGGCCCTGGTAGCCGCCTATCTGCTGCTGACGGTTGCCGTCATGGTTTTCGTGGACGGCGTTTTCGTCAGCTGGCGGGCTCATTTGCCGAGCGGGCTCGTGGCGTTTGCCAAGGCTTTCACCAATTTCGGGTTGGGCGGCTGGTTTCTCATCCCGTCCTTGTTGCTGTTCGTGCCGGTCAACCTGCTGGACTGGCAAGCCCTTTCAAGGCGTTGGCGTATGGTTGCGTACAACTGGACCTGCTTCGCCTTCTTCGTGGTGAGCGCGATCGGATTGTCAGGGCTGACGGTAACGGTCCTGAAGTACGCCTTCGGCCGGGGGCGGCCAGCCTTGGACATAGGGTTGTTCTCGTTCCATCCATTGAAGTTCGACCCGTATTTCGCCAGTTTTCCCTCAGGCCATGCCGCGAACATGGGCGCGGCCGCGGCAATGGTGATGCTTCTTTTCCCATCGTGGGGGAAATATGTTGTTTTGCCCATCACCGTCTGGATAGCGGTGACGCGGATTGTGGTCGGCGCGCACTTTCCCAGCGATACGATCGCGGGCTTCGGCCTCGGCGTGGGCTGCACCGTCGTTACGGCGCTGATCTTCGCCCGGCTCGGCTTCATCTTCCGCCACACGGCGGCAGGATTGCCGATCCGCAAGAAGACATTCAGGCTTCGCGCCACGTGGCGCAAGCCGGCAAGCCCGCCGCGGATGCTTTTCCCGGAGGCAACCAGTCCATGA
- a CDS encoding FMN-binding negative transcriptional regulator, whose product MYQPPHFQETRQDVLHGLIRTHPLGLLISNGAEGPVANAIPFLLDAPSPLNAEAPPNGRLRAHLARANPQWRLLADSPASPVLVVFQGTDAYVTPSWYETKRQTGKVVPTWNYAIVQVRGTARVIEDQDWLAQQISDLTVSQEGAREAPWAVTDAPATFIQSQIKGIVGLEIEITDMQGKWKVSQNRPIADRSGVAEGLESEGSNSPDMIRLVRSYGGLDSK is encoded by the coding sequence ATGTACCAGCCCCCTCATTTCCAGGAAACGCGGCAGGACGTCCTGCACGGGCTGATCCGGACGCATCCGCTAGGCCTGCTGATTTCAAATGGAGCCGAGGGGCCGGTCGCGAACGCGATCCCGTTCCTGCTCGACGCCCCCTCCCCGCTCAACGCAGAGGCACCGCCGAACGGCAGGCTGCGCGCTCATCTGGCGAGGGCCAACCCGCAGTGGCGCCTGCTGGCCGACAGCCCGGCGTCGCCCGTGCTGGTCGTCTTCCAGGGCACCGATGCCTATGTGACGCCGTCCTGGTACGAGACCAAGCGCCAGACCGGGAAGGTCGTGCCGACCTGGAATTACGCTATCGTCCAGGTGCGCGGCACTGCCAGGGTGATCGAGGACCAGGACTGGCTGGCCCAGCAAATTTCCGACCTGACGGTGTCTCAGGAAGGCGCTCGCGAAGCCCCCTGGGCGGTGACCGACGCGCCAGCCACCTTCATCCAGTCGCAGATCAAGGGCATTGTCGGGCTGGAAATCGAGATCACGGACATGCAAGGCAAGTGGAAGGTCAGCCAGAACCGGCCCATCGCCGACCGCAGCGGTGTCGCCGAGGGACTCGAGAGCGAGGGCTCGAACTCGCCTGACATGATCCGGCTGGTCCGATCCTACGGCGGACTGGATAGCAAGTAG
- a CDS encoding cysteine desulfurase family protein produces MAGRRAYLDYNASAPLLATARAAMIAALDATANPSSVHAEGRAARRLIENARRDVAALANAKPEHVVFTSGATEAASTLLTPDWQMGRGAVRMSRVYVCEADHPCVLNGGRFLAAQVMRIGVDADGVVRLDALAAALAAHDKVDGLPLVAIHAANNETGVVQPVERIAEIVKAAGGILIIDAVQAAGRIPLDMSAGYADYLILSSHKIGGPKGVGAVVAASDLMMPRPLIAGGGQEKGHRGGTENPAAIAGFSAAAREALIGLKSIDAVARHRDEIEAIVKTLVPDAEIFGTSVPRLANTTFFAIAGIKAETAQIAFDLAGVALSAGSACSSGKVGPSHVLKAMGHSDSLGALRVSIGHATSAEDIELFRAALAGIASRQAGKERAGREEAA; encoded by the coding sequence ATGGCCGGAAGACGCGCCTATCTCGACTACAATGCCAGCGCGCCGCTGCTTGCCACGGCGCGCGCGGCAATGATCGCTGCGCTCGATGCCACCGCCAATCCGTCGTCGGTCCATGCCGAGGGGCGCGCCGCGCGGCGGCTGATCGAGAATGCGAGGCGCGATGTCGCGGCGCTGGCCAACGCTAAACCCGAGCATGTCGTGTTCACTTCCGGTGCGACGGAAGCCGCCTCGACGCTGCTGACGCCGGATTGGCAGATGGGGCGCGGCGCTGTCCGTATGAGTCGGGTCTATGTGTGCGAAGCCGATCATCCTTGTGTGCTGAATGGCGGGCGATTTCTGGCAGCCCAGGTGATGCGCATCGGCGTCGACGCCGACGGCGTCGTCAGGCTGGACGCCTTGGCGGCGGCACTCGCCGCGCATGACAAGGTGGACGGCCTGCCGCTGGTGGCGATCCATGCCGCCAACAACGAGACCGGCGTCGTCCAGCCCGTCGAACGCATCGCCGAAATCGTCAAGGCGGCGGGCGGCATCCTGATTATCGACGCCGTCCAGGCAGCCGGCCGCATTCCGCTCGATATGTCAGCAGGTTACGCCGATTACCTGATTCTGTCTTCGCACAAGATCGGCGGTCCCAAGGGCGTTGGCGCCGTCGTCGCTGCCTCCGACCTGATGATGCCAAGGCCCTTGATCGCCGGCGGTGGCCAGGAAAAGGGTCATCGTGGCGGCACCGAAAACCCGGCCGCGATCGCCGGTTTTAGCGCAGCGGCGCGGGAAGCCCTGATCGGGTTGAAGAGCATCGATGCGGTCGCTCGCCACCGCGACGAGATCGAGGCCATCGTGAAAACGCTGGTGCCGGATGCGGAAATCTTTGGAACCAGCGTGCCGAGGCTTGCCAATACGACATTCTTCGCTATTGCGGGCATCAAGGCCGAGACGGCGCAGATCGCCTTCGATCTGGCCGGCGTGGCGCTGTCGGCCGGATCCGCCTGTTCGTCGGGCAAGGTCGGTCCGAGCCATGTGCTGAAAGCCATGGGGCATAGTGACAGCCTTGGCGCTTTGCGCGTGTCCATCGGCCACGCAACGAGCGCTGAGGACATCGAACTGTTCCGCGCCGCGCTGGCGGGTATTGCCTCGCGGCAAGCCGGTAAGGAAAGGGCGGGCAGGGAAGAAGCCGCCTGA
- a CDS encoding alpha/beta hydrolase, whose protein sequence is MPEVIFTGPAGRLEGRYQPSKEKSAPIAIILHPHPQFGGTMNNKIVYDLFYMFQKRDFTTLRFNFRGIGRSQGEFDHGTGELSDAAAALDWVQSLHPDSKSCWVAGYSFGSWIGMQLLMRRPEIEGFISIAPQPNTYDFSFLAPCPSSGLIIHGDADKVAPPKDVQGLVDKLHTQKGITITQKTLPGANHFFSNDADLLLQECADYLDRRLAGELSDPRPKRLR, encoded by the coding sequence ATGCCTGAGGTCATTTTCACCGGTCCGGCCGGCCGCCTGGAGGGTCGCTACCAGCCTTCCAAGGAAAAGAGCGCGCCGATTGCCATCATCCTGCACCCGCACCCCCAGTTCGGCGGCACGATGAACAACAAGATCGTCTACGACCTCTTCTATATGTTCCAGAAGCGGGATTTCACCACGCTTCGTTTCAATTTCCGCGGCATCGGCCGCAGCCAGGGCGAATTCGACCACGGCACCGGCGAATTGTCGGATGCGGCCGCTGCACTTGACTGGGTGCAGTCGCTGCATCCGGATTCCAAGAGCTGCTGGGTCGCCGGCTATTCGTTCGGCTCGTGGATCGGCATGCAGCTTCTGATGCGCCGGCCGGAGATCGAAGGCTTCATCTCGATCGCGCCGCAGCCCAACACCTATGATTTCTCTTTCCTGGCGCCCTGCCCGTCGTCGGGCCTCATCATCCATGGCGACGCCGACAAGGTCGCGCCGCCAAAGGACGTGCAGGGGCTGGTCGACAAGCTGCACACGCAAAAGGGCATCACCATCACCCAGAAGACCTTGCCCGGCGCCAACCATTTCTTCTCCAATGATGCGGATCTCTTGCTCCAGGAATGCGCGGACTATCTCGACCGCCGTCTGGCCGGCGAGTTGTCCGACCCGCGGCCAAAACGGTTGAGATAG
- the sufD gene encoding Fe-S cluster assembly protein SufD translates to MNMHTIPQRTPAETALIDAFGDRLSLLPGDGAVMLKRDDAIEAIKGGLPTRRIESWHYTDLRRLLTSVPDFDPAAAPNAIAPVVEGSAVLPVLNGVSSAKMPDIEGIAVQRLSDKLTDGSIAPGLDPYGADDAIGALNTAFVADGYFVDIADGTELDKPIELQNLQSGGQTHVRLGVRVGAGAKAVIVERQTGEGAALVSSVSQLLLDEGADVTWLIVQEQPDTATHLAQFKAYLGKDSKLTLFVMNAGGKLVRQEVVVKTTGEGADFTLRGINLLAGDTHTDVTMVLDHTVPHTASTEVIRNVVTGRARGVFQGRINVHQYAQKTNAKMACNTLLLSDDGEFSTKPELEIFADDVVCGHGATVTEIDHSHLFYLMARGIDEKTARGLLVKAFVAEVIEELDGEAIVEALETRLDGWFVAHG, encoded by the coding sequence ATGAATATGCACACGATACCCCAGCGAACTCCGGCCGAAACGGCATTGATCGACGCCTTCGGCGACCGGCTGTCGCTGCTGCCCGGCGATGGCGCGGTGATGCTGAAGCGCGACGACGCCATCGAGGCGATCAAGGGCGGCCTGCCGACGCGGCGCATCGAGTCCTGGCATTATACCGACCTGCGCCGTCTGCTGACTTCGGTACCGGACTTCGATCCCGCGGCCGCTCCGAACGCGATTGCTCCTGTTGTCGAAGGGTCCGCTGTTCTGCCGGTGCTGAACGGCGTGTCGAGCGCGAAAATGCCCGATATCGAAGGCATCGCCGTGCAGCGCCTGTCGGACAAACTGACTGACGGCAGCATCGCGCCGGGCCTTGATCCCTATGGCGCCGACGACGCTATCGGCGCGCTGAACACAGCCTTCGTCGCTGACGGCTATTTTGTCGACATTGCCGACGGCACCGAACTGGACAAGCCGATCGAACTGCAGAACCTCCAATCCGGCGGCCAGACGCATGTGCGCCTGGGCGTCCGCGTCGGTGCCGGCGCCAAGGCTGTCATTGTCGAGCGCCAGACGGGCGAGGGCGCTGCACTCGTCAGCTCCGTCAGCCAGCTTCTGCTTGACGAGGGCGCAGACGTGACGTGGCTGATCGTGCAGGAGCAGCCGGATACGGCGACGCATCTCGCCCAGTTCAAGGCGTATCTCGGCAAGGATTCCAAACTGACGCTGTTCGTGATGAATGCAGGCGGCAAGCTGGTGCGCCAGGAGGTCGTGGTGAAGACCACCGGCGAAGGCGCCGACTTCACGCTGCGCGGCATCAACCTGCTCGCCGGCGACACTCATACGGATGTCACCATGGTGCTCGACCACACGGTGCCGCATACGGCGTCGACGGAAGTGATCCGCAACGTGGTGACCGGAAGGGCGCGCGGCGTCTTCCAGGGGCGCATTAACGTCCACCAATATGCGCAGAAGACCAACGCCAAGATGGCCTGCAACACGCTGCTTCTGTCTGACGATGGCGAGTTCTCGACCAAGCCTGAGCTCGAAATCTTCGCCGACGACGTCGTCTGCGGCCACGGCGCGACCGTCACCGAGATCGACCATAGCCACCTGTTCTACCTGATGGCGCGCGGCATCGACGAGAAGACCGCGCGTGGTCTTCTGGTCAAGGCTTTCGTCGCCGAGGTGATCGAGGAGCTGGACGGCGAGGCGATCGTCGAGGCGCTGGAAACGAGGCTCGACGGCTGGTTCGTCGCGCACGGGTGA
- the sufB gene encoding Fe-S cluster assembly protein SufB — MPAVQETIDRVRKIDVDQYKFGFQTEIAMDKAPKGLSEDIIRFISAKKNEPSWMLEWRLGAYRRWLTLEAPTWARVHYPKIDFQDIHYYAAPKSTPGPTSLSDVDPELLKVYEKLGIPLKEQEILAGVQKTDVSEFEEASDNVYKSGRVAVDAVFDSVSVVTTFKKELAQAGVIFCSISEAIREHPELVQKYLGSVVPTSDNFYATLNSAVFTDGSFVFVPKGVRCPMELSTYFRMNEKNTGQFERTLIIAEEGAYVSYLEGCTAPQRDENQLHAAVVELVALDDAEIKYSTVQNWYPGDAEGKGGIYNFVTKRGDCRGDRSKISWTQVETGSAITWKYPSCILRGDDSSGEFYSIAVSNGYQQVDSGTKMIHLGKNTSSRIISKGIAAGFSQNTYRGQVSAHRKATNARNFTNCDSLLIGDQCGAHTVPYMEAKNATAQFEHEATTSKISEDQKFYVMQRGIPEEEAIALIVNGFVKDVIQQLPMEFAVEAQKLIGISLEGSVG, encoded by the coding sequence ATGCCTGCTGTGCAGGAGACGATCGATCGGGTTCGAAAGATCGACGTCGATCAGTATAAATTTGGATTCCAGACCGAAATCGCGATGGACAAGGCCCCTAAGGGCCTGAGCGAAGACATCATCCGCTTCATTTCGGCGAAGAAGAACGAGCCGTCCTGGATGCTGGAATGGCGGCTGGGGGCCTACCGGCGCTGGCTGACGCTGGAGGCGCCGACCTGGGCGCGCGTCCACTATCCGAAGATCGATTTCCAGGACATCCATTATTACGCGGCGCCCAAGAGCACGCCCGGACCGACCTCGCTCAGCGACGTCGATCCCGAGTTGCTGAAAGTCTACGAAAAGCTCGGCATTCCGCTGAAGGAACAGGAAATCCTCGCCGGCGTGCAGAAGACCGATGTATCGGAATTCGAAGAAGCCAGCGACAATGTCTATAAGTCGGGCCGCGTCGCTGTCGATGCGGTGTTCGATTCGGTATCCGTCGTCACCACTTTCAAGAAGGAGCTGGCGCAGGCCGGCGTCATCTTCTGCTCGATCTCGGAAGCGATCCGCGAGCATCCGGAATTGGTGCAGAAATATCTTGGTTCTGTCGTGCCGACCTCCGACAATTTCTACGCCACGCTGAATTCGGCGGTGTTCACCGACGGCTCCTTCGTCTTCGTGCCCAAGGGCGTGCGCTGCCCGATGGAACTGTCGACCTATTTCCGCATGAACGAGAAGAACACCGGCCAGTTCGAGCGCACGCTGATCATCGCCGAGGAAGGGGCCTACGTGTCCTATCTCGAAGGCTGCACGGCGCCGCAGCGCGACGAGAACCAGCTTCACGCCGCGGTGGTCGAACTGGTCGCGCTCGACGATGCCGAGATCAAATATTCGACCGTCCAGAACTGGTACCCCGGCGACGCCGAGGGCAAGGGCGGCATCTACAATTTCGTCACCAAGCGCGGCGACTGCCGTGGCGATCGTTCGAAGATTTCGTGGACGCAGGTCGAGACTGGCTCGGCGATCACCTGGAAATATCCGAGCTGCATCCTGCGCGGCGACGATTCCAGCGGCGAGTTCTATTCGATCGCCGTGTCGAACGGCTACCAGCAGGTCGACAGCGGCACCAAGATGATCCATCTCGGCAAGAACACGTCGAGCCGCATCATCTCCAAGGGCATTGCCGCCGGCTTCTCGCAGAACACCTATCGCGGCCAGGTCTCGGCGCACCGCAAGGCGACCAACGCCCGCAACTTCACCAACTGCGACTCGCTGCTGATCGGCGACCAGTGCGGCGCGCACACCGTGCCCTACATGGAAGCCAAGAACGCGACGGCGCAGTTCGAGCATGAGGCGACGACGTCGAAGATTTCCGAGGACCAGAAGTTCTACGTCATGCAGCGCGGCATCCCGGAAGAAGAGGCGATCGCGCTGATCGTCAACGGCTTCGTCAAGGACGTCATCCAGCAACTGCCGATGGAATTCGCCGTCGAGGCGCAGAAGCTGATCGGGATCAGCCTCGAGGGCTCGGTCGGCTGA